One genomic region from Haloterrigena gelatinilytica encodes:
- a CDS encoding phytoene desaturase family protein — protein MQSLAGESVVVIGAGIGGLATACYLADAGADVRVIEKNEQVGGRASRLEKDGFRFDMGPSWYLMPDVFERFFGDFDRTPSDYYELTHLDPHYRLFFKDGDRVDITPDLERTKTVFDEYEDGAGAALERYLEKSRENYEVGMEHFVYEDRTRLRDFIDPDVARQARGLSLLGSMQGHVADYFDHPKLQQIMQYTLVFLGGSPTNTPALYNLMSHVDFNLGVWYPDGGIAAVVDSIAQLGRELGVEYDTDRPATAIKGREGAFLVETPEGPVRSDLVVSNADYAHTEQELLQPEQRGYDADYWEKRTYAPSAFLLYLGVEGDVDDLAHHTLVLPTDWQDHFDRIFEDPEWPEDPAYYLCVPSKTDEDVAPDGHSALFVLVPVAPGLEDTPETREEYRDRILADIAVNTGTDLRDRIVLEERFCVEDFADRYNSYDGTALGLAHTLRQTALFRPPHRAKGVDGLYFVGGDTTPGIGVPMCLISGELTAEKVLEDYGRPTGR, from the coding sequence ATGCAATCGCTGGCCGGTGAGTCGGTCGTCGTGATCGGCGCCGGAATCGGCGGCCTCGCGACGGCCTGTTACCTCGCCGACGCGGGCGCCGACGTGCGGGTCATCGAGAAGAACGAGCAGGTCGGCGGTCGAGCGAGTCGCCTCGAGAAAGACGGCTTCCGGTTCGACATGGGACCCTCGTGGTACCTGATGCCGGACGTCTTCGAGCGCTTCTTCGGCGACTTCGATCGGACGCCGTCGGACTACTACGAACTGACGCACCTCGATCCGCACTACCGGCTGTTCTTCAAGGACGGGGATCGGGTCGATATCACGCCCGACCTCGAGCGGACGAAGACCGTCTTCGACGAGTACGAGGACGGTGCGGGTGCGGCCCTGGAACGCTACCTCGAGAAGTCCCGGGAGAACTACGAGGTCGGGATGGAGCACTTCGTCTACGAGGACCGGACGCGGCTGCGGGACTTCATCGACCCCGACGTGGCCCGGCAGGCGCGGGGGCTGTCCCTGCTGGGGTCGATGCAAGGCCACGTCGCGGACTACTTCGACCATCCGAAGCTCCAGCAGATCATGCAGTACACGCTGGTGTTCCTCGGCGGCTCGCCGACCAACACGCCGGCGCTGTACAACCTGATGAGCCACGTCGATTTCAACCTCGGCGTCTGGTATCCCGACGGGGGGATCGCCGCCGTCGTCGACAGCATCGCGCAACTGGGTCGGGAACTGGGCGTCGAGTACGACACCGATCGGCCGGCGACGGCGATCAAGGGCCGCGAGGGCGCCTTCCTCGTCGAGACCCCCGAGGGACCGGTCCGGTCGGACCTGGTCGTCAGCAACGCCGACTACGCTCACACCGAACAGGAGCTCTTACAGCCCGAACAGCGCGGCTACGACGCCGACTACTGGGAGAAGCGAACCTACGCGCCCTCCGCGTTCCTGCTGTACCTCGGCGTCGAGGGCGACGTCGACGACCTCGCCCACCACACGCTGGTCCTCCCCACTGACTGGCAGGACCACTTCGATCGGATCTTCGAGGACCCCGAGTGGCCCGAGGATCCCGCCTACTACCTCTGCGTGCCCTCGAAGACCGACGAGGACGTCGCTCCCGACGGGCACAGCGCGCTGTTCGTCCTCGTGCCCGTTGCGCCCGGCCTCGAGGACACCCCCGAAACCCGCGAGGAGTACCGCGACAGGATCCTCGCGGACATCGCGGTCAACACCGGGACCGATCTGCGCGACCGGATCGTCCTCGAGGAGCGCTTTTGCGTCGAGGACTTCGCCGACCGGTACAACAGCTACGACGGGACGGCGCTCGGACTGGCCCACACGCTCCGCCAGACCGCGCTGTTCCGTCCGCCCCACCGCGCCAAGGGGGTCGACGGGCTCTACTTCGTCGGCGGCGACACGACGCCCGGGATCGGCGTCCCGATGTGTCTCATCAGCGGCGAGCTGACCGCCGAGAAGGTCCTCGAGGACTACGGCCGACCGACCGGCCGATGA
- a CDS encoding formate/nitrite transporter family protein, whose protein sequence is MSDHEQPGSAESARADREREEAPPPDHDAEAERVREAVDRSRSGAPAAGSVVRDRFSSDEVFQRIVAAADEEVTSGSRELFFSGIAAGFAITITVLLYASLYGATDGHPILSALLYPLGFIYIIIGGYQLYTENTLPPVALTLERLASIPALLRHWTIVLAGNFTGGAIGAAVLAWGGVLSPDAFDAALYLGTHGPETAWFDLFFKAAFAGLIVAGVVWVEYAARETVARILIVYMAFLAIPIGNLFHVVTSFTEMAFAVFLGELSLYVGVVHFVLPVALGNTIGGILLVTVVNWFQTSERRLESARFDGIERRLSIQEWTLGSVAGRSYVPLIDTAETTAPADDDTYRVVVPIANPRTESRLVELAATLASTRESAIVHVVHVVQTPDQPSAVGNDRQRARIVNESESLLADVTGSIDYGNVDSETSTVVTHRSFEEIFDTAVREHADLVVMGWGDNNLWNAARAERPISELTSQLPCDFLVVKDRGLDTSRILLPTAGGPDSDLSAEVAKTLSTIGGADVSLLHIVESPDDRRAGEEFLEEWAIDHDLHDAEIIVDDSGDVEGAICREAGDHTMVLIGATERGLLSRLVTSSLHLDVVNEVDCSVMLAERPSKRSVFKRLFGR, encoded by the coding sequence ATGAGCGATCACGAGCAGCCCGGCAGCGCGGAGTCCGCCCGCGCCGACCGGGAACGAGAGGAGGCACCGCCCCCCGACCACGACGCGGAGGCGGAACGGGTCCGCGAGGCCGTCGACCGCTCCCGAAGCGGGGCGCCGGCGGCCGGATCGGTCGTCCGCGACCGGTTCTCTTCGGACGAGGTCTTTCAGCGGATCGTCGCGGCGGCCGACGAGGAGGTCACCTCCGGCAGCCGCGAGTTGTTCTTCAGCGGCATCGCCGCCGGCTTCGCCATCACGATCACGGTCCTGCTGTACGCCTCGCTGTACGGGGCGACCGACGGCCACCCGATCCTGAGCGCCCTGCTGTACCCGCTCGGATTCATCTACATCATCATCGGCGGTTACCAGCTCTACACCGAGAACACGCTGCCGCCGGTGGCGCTCACCCTCGAGCGGCTCGCGAGCATCCCCGCGCTCTTGCGCCACTGGACGATCGTCCTCGCCGGGAACTTCACCGGCGGGGCGATCGGCGCCGCCGTGCTCGCGTGGGGCGGCGTGCTCTCCCCCGACGCGTTCGACGCCGCGCTGTACCTCGGCACCCACGGTCCGGAGACGGCGTGGTTCGACCTGTTCTTCAAGGCCGCCTTCGCCGGCCTGATCGTCGCCGGCGTCGTCTGGGTGGAGTACGCCGCCCGGGAGACGGTCGCCAGAATCCTGATCGTCTACATGGCGTTCCTCGCGATTCCGATCGGGAACCTGTTCCACGTCGTCACCTCCTTCACCGAGATGGCCTTCGCCGTCTTCCTCGGCGAACTCTCCCTCTACGTGGGCGTCGTCCACTTCGTCCTCCCGGTGGCGCTCGGCAACACCATCGGCGGGATCCTGCTCGTGACCGTCGTCAACTGGTTCCAGACCAGCGAGCGGCGCCTCGAGTCGGCTCGCTTCGATGGGATCGAACGGCGCCTCTCGATCCAGGAGTGGACCCTCGGCAGCGTCGCCGGGCGCTCGTACGTCCCGCTGATCGACACGGCCGAGACGACCGCTCCCGCCGACGACGACACCTACCGGGTGGTCGTCCCCATCGCGAACCCGCGAACCGAATCCCGACTCGTCGAGCTCGCCGCGACGCTCGCGAGCACCCGCGAGTCGGCGATCGTCCACGTCGTTCACGTCGTCCAGACGCCCGACCAGCCGTCGGCGGTCGGCAACGACCGACAGCGCGCCCGGATCGTCAACGAATCCGAGAGCCTGCTCGCGGACGTCACCGGGTCGATCGACTACGGCAACGTCGACAGCGAGACGTCGACGGTCGTCACGCACCGCTCGTTCGAGGAGATCTTCGACACCGCCGTCCGCGAGCACGCCGACCTCGTGGTGATGGGCTGGGGCGACAACAACCTGTGGAACGCCGCGCGCGCCGAACGGCCCATCAGCGAACTCACCAGCCAGCTCCCCTGTGACTTCCTTGTGGTCAAGGATCGCGGGCTGGACACCTCGCGGATCCTCCTGCCGACGGCCGGCGGTCCGGACTCGGATCTGAGCGCCGAGGTCGCGAAGACGCTCAGCACGATCGGGGGCGCCGACGTCTCGCTGCTGCACATCGTCGAGAGTCCCGACGATCGACGGGCCGGCGAGGAGTTCTTAGAGGAGTGGGCCATCGACCACGACCTCCACGACGCCGAGATCATCGTCGACGACTCCGGCGACGTCGAGGGCGCGATCTGTCGCGAGGCCGGCGACCACACGATGGTCCTGATCGGCGCCACCGAACGGGGCCTCCTCTCGCGGCTCGTGACCAGTTCGCTGCACCTGGACGTCGTCAACGAGGTCGACTGCTCGGTCATGCTCGCCGAACGGCCGAGCAAGCGAAGCGTCTTCAAGCGACTGTTCGGCCGGTAA
- a CDS encoding prenyltransferase gives MTANSTAAGEGRHGDRLRYLLTLSRPRFWLYLAGPVLVGVAYAADSVGDAFAPAAVLLFAYFLLPANVFLYGINDIYDREIDAANPKKSEREARYRGQRIVPVVVTVCALLGLAILPLVPSAAWPWLAVFLVLGAAYSAPPVRFKTTPVLDSVSNGLYIAPGAAAYAAVAGSQPPTLAVLGGWLWAMGMHTFSAIPDIEPDRETGIRTTATVLGERRTYAYCGACWLASAAAFGALDYRLGALMLVYPGLVAVIVTSSVAVDRAYWWFPAINTVVGAALTMGGLWRVLYG, from the coding sequence ATGACCGCGAACTCGACGGCTGCGGGCGAGGGCCGACACGGCGACCGACTCCGATACCTGCTGACCCTGTCGCGGCCCCGGTTCTGGCTCTACCTCGCCGGCCCGGTGCTCGTCGGCGTCGCCTACGCCGCCGACAGCGTCGGCGACGCGTTCGCTCCCGCGGCGGTCCTCCTGTTCGCCTACTTCCTCCTCCCGGCGAACGTCTTTCTGTACGGGATCAACGACATCTACGATCGCGAGATCGACGCCGCCAACCCGAAGAAATCGGAGCGGGAGGCCCGGTACCGCGGCCAGCGAATCGTTCCCGTCGTCGTGACCGTCTGCGCGCTCCTGGGGCTGGCGATCCTCCCGCTCGTCCCGTCGGCGGCGTGGCCGTGGCTCGCGGTCTTTCTCGTCCTCGGGGCGGCCTACAGCGCGCCGCCGGTCCGGTTCAAGACCACACCCGTGCTCGATTCGGTCTCGAACGGGCTCTACATCGCCCCCGGCGCGGCGGCCTACGCCGCCGTCGCGGGGAGCCAGCCTCCGACCCTCGCCGTCCTCGGCGGCTGGCTGTGGGCGATGGGGATGCACACCTTCTCCGCGATCCCCGACATCGAACCCGATCGGGAGACCGGCATCCGGACGACCGCGACGGTGCTCGGCGAGCGCCGAACCTACGCCTACTGCGGCGCCTGCTGGCTCGCGAGCGCCGCCGCGTTCGGCGCGCTCGATTACCGTCTGGGCGCGCTCATGCTCGTTTACCCCGGCCTTGTCGCCGTGATCGTCACCTCGAGCGTCGCGGTCGACCGCGCGTACTGGTGGTTTCCGGCGATCAACACGGTCGTCGGCGCGGCGCTGACGATGGGCGGCCTCTGGAGGGTGCTCTATGGCTGA
- a CDS encoding tRNA uridine(34) 5-carboxymethylaminomethyl modification radical SAM/GNAT enzyme Elp3, with amino-acid sequence MSTETPEPTETEAFERVCETLVERIVNGEVERDEVEKAKLEACSEHSAPKVPKNSELLDYAPQEYREDLEAVLQRKPVRTASGVSPVAIMTSPERCPHGKCLYCPGGPDSEFSSSQSYTGEEPAAARGVQNDYDPYGQVTLRLEQLREIGHPVDKVELILMGGTMTARSHDYQEWFVKRALEAMNDYDVEKEPEPAEGESFAQDPEEYDWKYVEDVIAENETADVRNIGTTFETKPDWCDPEQIDRMLDLGGTKVEVGVQTTYERINREMHRGHGVQESMEANQRLRDSAFKVGFHMMPGQPGMSEEMCLEDFRRIFEEEAWKPDYLKIYPTLIVRGTATYDWWHEGEFDPLDNDEAAELVAEIKDMIPRYTRLQRVQRDIPADYIDAGVWKSNLRQLARKRMDEHGWTCDCIRCREAGMNDETPENVELDVMTYDACGGTEHFISFEDFERDLLVGFCRLRFPNDPVRPELENAALVRELHVYGSEVTVGDEGETDQHQHRGYGRRLMARAEELAADAGYDKVSVISGIGAREYYREKLGYHQDGPYVSKRL; translated from the coding sequence GTGAGTACCGAGACGCCCGAACCGACCGAAACCGAAGCGTTCGAGCGGGTCTGCGAGACGCTCGTCGAGCGGATCGTCAACGGCGAGGTCGAGCGCGACGAGGTCGAGAAAGCCAAACTCGAGGCCTGTTCGGAACACTCGGCGCCGAAGGTGCCGAAGAACTCCGAACTGCTCGACTACGCGCCCCAGGAGTACCGCGAGGATCTCGAGGCGGTCCTCCAGCGCAAGCCCGTCCGCACCGCCTCGGGCGTCTCGCCGGTCGCGATCATGACCTCGCCCGAGCGGTGTCCCCACGGGAAGTGTCTCTACTGCCCCGGCGGCCCCGACTCGGAGTTCTCCTCATCCCAGAGCTACACCGGCGAGGAGCCCGCGGCCGCCCGCGGGGTCCAGAACGATTACGACCCCTACGGGCAGGTGACGCTGCGCTTGGAGCAACTGCGGGAGATCGGCCATCCCGTCGACAAGGTCGAACTGATCCTGATGGGCGGGACGATGACCGCTCGGAGCCACGACTACCAGGAGTGGTTCGTCAAGCGGGCCCTCGAGGCGATGAACGACTACGACGTCGAGAAGGAGCCCGAACCGGCCGAGGGCGAGAGCTTCGCGCAGGACCCCGAGGAGTACGACTGGAAGTACGTCGAGGACGTCATCGCCGAAAACGAGACCGCGGACGTCCGCAACATCGGCACCACGTTCGAGACCAAGCCCGACTGGTGCGACCCCGAGCAGATCGACCGCATGCTCGATCTCGGCGGGACGAAAGTCGAGGTCGGCGTCCAGACCACCTACGAGCGCATAAATCGGGAAATGCACCGCGGCCACGGCGTCCAGGAGTCGATGGAGGCCAACCAGCGGCTGCGGGATTCGGCGTTCAAGGTCGGCTTCCACATGATGCCCGGCCAGCCCGGGATGAGCGAGGAGATGTGCCTCGAGGACTTCCGCCGGATCTTCGAGGAGGAGGCCTGGAAGCCCGACTACCTGAAGATCTACCCGACGCTGATCGTCCGCGGGACGGCGACCTACGACTGGTGGCACGAGGGCGAGTTCGACCCGCTCGACAACGACGAGGCCGCCGAACTGGTCGCCGAGATCAAGGATATGATCCCCCGCTACACGCGGCTGCAGCGCGTCCAGCGGGACATCCCGGCGGACTACATCGACGCCGGTGTCTGGAAGTCTAACCTCCGGCAACTCGCCCGCAAGCGGATGGACGAGCACGGCTGGACCTGCGACTGCATCCGCTGTCGCGAGGCCGGGATGAACGACGAGACGCCCGAGAACGTCGAACTCGACGTGATGACCTACGACGCCTGCGGCGGGACGGAACACTTCATCTCCTTCGAGGACTTCGAGCGGGACCTCCTCGTCGGCTTCTGCCGTCTGCGGTTCCCCAACGACCCGGTACGGCCGGAACTCGAGAACGCCGCGCTCGTGCGCGAACTGCACGTCTACGGCAGCGAGGTCACCGTGGGCGACGAGGGCGAGACCGACCAGCACCAACACCGCGGCTACGGCCGCCGACTCATGGCCCGCGCCGAGGAACTCGCCGCCGACGCCGGCTACGACAAGGTCAGCGTCATCTCCGGGATCGGCGCCCGGGAGTACTACCGGGAGAAACTCGGCTACCACCAGGACGGACCGTACGTCAGTAAACGACTCTAA
- the cruF gene encoding bisanhydrobacterioruberin hydratase, whose amino-acid sequence MADPDAATDADIDSDAVADSDPEIDERRAALERRLEALIRENRFTIAVVFPIVGAVTLVASAEGLLPGPLAYNPLLILFGTLVMRSPLVVGLLPRVDRRALVCLGLVTAYTYAIELVGVRTGWPYGTFEYGIRLGPMLFGEIPLALPLFFVPLVLNAFLLTLLVLDGWSARPLVRIPTAIAAVVAVDLVLDPAAVAIGFWAYVPPGGYYGVPASNYVGWLLSGTVAVLLVDRAFDRAALLERVRTCEFVLDDLVSFVVLWGAINVLYGNWLAAGVAGLFCLGLFRTERYDRELLLTALPASLGRNRDS is encoded by the coding sequence ATGGCTGATCCGGACGCCGCGACGGACGCCGATATCGATTCGGACGCCGTTGCCGACTCTGACCCCGAAATCGACGAGCGCCGGGCGGCTCTCGAGCGACGCCTCGAGGCGCTGATTCGGGAGAATCGATTCACGATCGCGGTCGTGTTTCCGATCGTCGGCGCGGTGACACTGGTCGCGAGCGCGGAGGGGCTGCTGCCGGGGCCGCTCGCGTACAATCCGCTGTTGATCCTGTTCGGGACGCTGGTGATGCGCTCGCCGCTGGTCGTCGGCCTGCTCCCGCGGGTCGACCGCCGAGCGCTGGTCTGTCTGGGCCTCGTGACGGCGTACACGTACGCGATCGAACTGGTCGGCGTGCGAACCGGCTGGCCCTACGGGACCTTCGAGTACGGGATCCGGTTGGGGCCGATGCTGTTCGGCGAGATCCCGCTCGCGCTCCCGCTGTTTTTCGTCCCGCTGGTCCTGAACGCCTTCCTGCTGACGCTGCTGGTCCTCGACGGTTGGAGCGCGCGGCCGCTCGTCAGGATCCCGACCGCGATCGCCGCCGTCGTCGCCGTCGACCTCGTCCTCGACCCGGCCGCCGTCGCCATCGGGTTCTGGGCGTACGTCCCGCCGGGCGGCTACTACGGCGTGCCCGCCTCGAACTACGTCGGCTGGCTCCTCTCGGGAACCGTCGCCGTCCTCCTCGTCGACCGCGCGTTCGACCGCGCGGCGCTGCTCGAGCGCGTCCGGACCTGCGAGTTCGTCCTCGACGACTTGGTGAGCTTCGTGGTGCTCTGGGGGGCGATCAACGTCCTCTACGGGAACTGGCTGGCCGCCGGCGTCGCCGGCCTGTTCTGTCTGGGTCTGTTCCGGACCGAACGCTACGACCGCGAACTGCTCCTGACGGCGCTTCCCGCGAGCCTCGGACGGAATCGCGACTCGTGA